A region from the Arvicola amphibius chromosome 12, mArvAmp1.2, whole genome shotgun sequence genome encodes:
- the LOC119802758 gene encoding polyadenylate-binding protein 4-like isoform X2 — MNAAASSYPMASLYVGDLHSDITEAMLYEKFSPVGPVLSIWVCRDMITRRSLGYAYVNFQQPADAERALDTMNFDVIKGKPIRIMWSQRDPSLRKSGVGNVFIKNLDKSIDNKALYDTFSAFGNILSCKVVCDENGSKGYAFVHFETQEAADKAIEKMNGMLLNDRKVFVGRFKSRKEREAELGAKAKEFTNVYIKNFGEDVDDDNLKELFSQFGKTLSVKVMRDPSGKSKGFGFVSYEKHEDAIKAVEEMNGKEMSGKALFVGRAQKKVERQAELKRKFEQLKQERIRRYQGVNLYIKNLDDTIDDEKLRKEFSRFGSITSAKVMLEDGRSKGFGFVCFSSPEEATKAVTEMNGRIVGSKPLYVALAQRKEERRTHLTNQYMQLVAGMRVLPANAILNLFQPAAGGYYMPAVPQAQGRPPCYTPNQLAQMRPNQRWQLGGRPQGFQGMQSAILQSGPRPALHHLAPTGNAPSSRGLPTTTQRVGYQSGGVPASMPSLAPRSAVAATAPRAVAQYKYDSSVRSPHPAIQPLQAPQPAVHVQGQEPMTASMLAAAPLQEQKQMLGERLFPLIQTMHSNLAGKITGMLLEIDNSELLHMLESPEYLRSKVDEAVAVLQAHQVKE, encoded by the exons atgaatGCTGCAGCCAGCAGCTACCCCATGGCCTCCTTGTATGTGGGCGACCTGCACTCGGACATCACCGAAGCCATGCTATATGAAAAGTTCAGTCCTGTGGGGCCTGTGCTGTCCATCTGGGTATGCAGAGATATGATCACCCGCCGCTCTCTGGGTTATGCTTACGTCAACTTCCAGCAGCCAGCTGACGCTGAGAGAGCCTTGGACACCATGAACTTTGATGTGATTAAAGGAAAGCCCATTCGGATCATGTGGTCTCAGAGGGATCCCTCTTTGAGAAAGTCTGGTGTGGGGAATGTCTTCATCAAGAATCTGGACAAATCTATAGACAACAAGGCACTTTATGATACCTTTTCAGCCTTTGGAAACATCCTGTCCTGTAAGGTGGTTTGTGATGAGAATGGCTCTAAGGGTTATGCCTTTGTCCACTTCGAGACTCAAGAGGCTGCAGACAAGGCCATCGAGAAGATGAATGGCATGCTCCTCAATGACCGCAAAGTGTTTGTGGGCAGATTCAAGTCTCGCAAAGAGCGTGAAGCTGAGCTTGGAGCCAAGGCCAAGGAATTCACCAATGTTTATATCAAAAACTTTGGGGAAGACGTGGATGATGATAACCTGAAAGAGCTATTCAGTCAGTTTGGTAAAACCCTAAGTGTCAAAGTGATGAGAGATCCCAGTGGGAAATCCAAaggctttggctttgtaagttacGAGAAGCACGAGGATGCCATTAAGGCTGTGGAAGAAATGAATGGAAAGGAAATGAGTGGGAAAGCCCTATTTGTAGGCCGTGCACAGAAAAAAGTAGAACGTCAAGCTGAATTAAAACGGAAATTTGAGCAGCTGAAGCAGGAGCGAATTCGTCGGTACCAGGGAGTGAATCTCTACATTAAGAACTTGGACGACACCATTGATGATGAGAAATTACGAAAGGAGTTTTCTCGTTTTGGATCGATCACCAGCGCTAAGGTGATGCTAGAAGATGGGAGAAGCAAAGGGTTTGGCTTTGTCTGCTTCTCGTCTCCTGAAGAGGCAACCAAAGCAGTCACTGAGATGAACGGACGAATTGTGGGCTCCAAGCCACTGTATGTTGCCCtggcacagaggaaggaagagcggAGAACTCACCTGACCAACCAGTATATGCAGCTTGTGGCTGGCATGAGAGTACTCCCTGCTAATGCCATCTTGAATCTATTCCAGCCTGCGGCTGGTGGCTACTACATGCCAGCAGTTCCTCAGGCTCAGGGAAGACCTCCATGTTACACACCTAACCAACTAGCACAGATGAGGCCCAATCAACGCTGGCAGCTAGGCGGTAGACCTCAAGGCTTCCAAGGAATGCAAAGTGCTATACTGCAGTCTGGGCCTCGTCCAGCTCTTCACCATCTGGCTCCAACTGGTAATGCTCCATCCTCTCGTGGCCTTCCTACTACCACTCAGAGAGTCGG CTACCAGTCTGGAGGTGTCCCTGCGTCCATGCCAAGCCTTGCACCTCGTTCTGCAGTCGCTGCCACTGCTCCCAGGGCTGTGGCTCAATACAAGTACGACTCCAGTGTCCGAAGCCCTCACCCTGCCATTCAGCCGCTGCAGGCACCTCAGCCTGCAGTCCATGTCCAGGGCCAGGAGCCTATGACTGCCTCGATGCTGGCTGCAGCACCCCTCCAGGAGCAGAAGCAGATGCTGGGGGAGCGTTTGTTCCCACTTATCCAGACAATGCATTCAAACCTGGCTGGCAAGATCACAGGGATGCTGCTGGAAATCGACAACTCGGAGCTGCTCCACATGCTGGAGTCCCCTGAGTACCTCCGTTCCAAGGTGGATGAAGCTGTGGCAGTCCTGCAGGCTCATCAAGTTAAGGAATAA